One Patescibacteria group bacterium DNA window includes the following coding sequences:
- the ftsE gene encoding cell division ATP-binding protein FtsE gives MVSLRTVSKHYPDGTIALRGVTFDVEPGDFISIVGRSGAGKSTLVRVLLAEERVTRGQVSIGGWDITDIASRDVANLRRQIGVVFQDYKLLPRKTVLENVAFALEVCGIPSRRINEVVPQMLKLVGLEGKRHQFPEQLSGGEQQRVSIARALVHQPRLLIADEPTGNLDTINTQEIIELLRKINQLGTTVLLVTHNRDVVNALKRRVITLDGGAVVSDQSVGRYVL, from the coding sequence ATGGTTTCATTACGTACGGTCAGTAAACATTATCCAGATGGAACGATTGCACTTCGGGGAGTGACGTTCGACGTCGAACCCGGAGATTTTATATCTATTGTCGGTCGCTCTGGCGCTGGAAAGAGCACTCTGGTGCGAGTACTCCTCGCTGAAGAGCGGGTTACACGAGGGCAGGTCTCCATTGGTGGCTGGGATATTACCGACATCGCTTCTCGGGATGTTGCTAATTTGCGGCGTCAAATTGGGGTCGTTTTTCAAGACTATAAACTACTGCCCAGAAAAACAGTGCTAGAAAATGTTGCCTTCGCTCTTGAAGTTTGTGGCATTCCGTCACGCCGCATTAACGAGGTTGTTCCGCAAATGTTGAAGTTGGTTGGTTTGGAAGGAAAGCGCCACCAGTTTCCAGAGCAGCTTTCCGGTGGTGAGCAGCAACGGGTGAGCATTGCGCGAGCGCTTGTGCATCAGCCGAGACTTTTAATAGCTGACGAACCAACGGGTAACCTCGACACTATTAACACGCAAGAAATAATTGAGCTTCTTAGAAAGATTAATCAGCTTGGAACAACTGTGCTTTTGGTTACGCACAATCGAGATGTGGTGAACGCACTGAAACGCCGAGTCATAACGTTAGATGGGGGAGCAGTTGTGTCTGATCAATCAGTTGGTCGTTACGTTTTGTAA
- a CDS encoding permease-like cell division protein FtsX gives MLTALLRVGKFAVQSMVRNIWLTIATFSTVALTVLALSSLLAVNVAVNQIVASVEDRINVTLFLHPVTTESQANSFILAINALPDVSNVTFQTREQVLAEQLASGDPVVLKSLEALGENPFGPAVTVESKSPEGYLRIIQELQQPQFANLIEGEQKNFEENQAFLNGLNSFAKKIRLAGLVVVCFFVLISALMVFNAIRVAIYTQRQEIGVMRLVGASVAFIRGPLLLELVFYAIGAVVIANGVIIYIFKLAQGSFDSYFGPGIINVSSYFIENAPAIMGAEFLLISVLGSLSTYLAIRRHLNS, from the coding sequence ATGTTGACCGCCCTACTTAGAGTTGGAAAATTTGCCGTGCAATCAATGGTGCGGAATATCTGGCTGACCATTGCAACATTTAGCACCGTTGCGCTTACCGTGTTGGCGCTTAGCTCGCTGTTAGCGGTAAACGTTGCAGTGAACCAAATCGTGGCTTCGGTTGAGGATCGCATTAACGTAACCCTTTTCTTGCACCCTGTTACCACAGAGTCGCAAGCTAATTCTTTTATTTTAGCCATCAATGCCTTGCCTGACGTTTCGAACGTAACATTTCAAACCAGAGAACAAGTCTTGGCCGAGCAACTAGCAAGTGGGGACCCGGTTGTTTTGAAGTCGCTTGAGGCACTCGGTGAAAACCCATTTGGTCCGGCGGTCACGGTAGAGTCAAAATCGCCGGAAGGGTATTTACGCATCATCCAAGAATTGCAGCAGCCGCAATTTGCAAACCTTATTGAAGGGGAGCAGAAGAATTTTGAAGAGAACCAGGCGTTCTTAAATGGATTGAATTCGTTTGCCAAGAAAATACGACTGGCAGGACTGGTAGTGGTTTGCTTCTTTGTTTTAATCAGTGCGTTAATGGTGTTTAACGCCATTCGGGTTGCCATATACACGCAGCGACAGGAAATAGGCGTTATGAGGCTTGTAGGGGCGTCTGTGGCCTTCATTCGTGGCCCGTTACTGTTAGAGCTAGTGTTTTACGCCATTGGCGCAGTGGTCATTGCAAATGGGGTAATCATCTATATCTTCAAGCTGGCGCAAGGTAGCTTTGATAGTTACTTCGGGCCCGGCATTATAAATGTGTCGAGCTACTTTATAGAGAACGCTCCAGCAATAATGGGTGCTGAGTTCCTCCTCATTTCGGTGCTTGGTTCATTAAGCACATATTTGGCTATACGGAGGCACCTTAATAGCTAA
- a CDS encoding class I SAM-dependent methyltransferase codes for MKHQLLYKDLARYYDHIYSFKNYEAETKELRSLIEKYKRSKGSDMLDIACGTGKHLAYFKRWYSCIGVDVNEGMLRVARKKIKGVVFKKGDMTTLKLNRTFDVITCLFSSIGYVRTYANLGKTIIALSKHLKPGGVLIIEPWFTQKTYRPGLPHMTTYSSPDIKIARLNVSERRGSVSVMDMHYLVAERGHKVKYFVDRHELGMFEPDRLIGLMRKANLETRLAKSKLMKDRGLYVGVKV; via the coding sequence ATGAAACACCAACTTCTTTATAAGGATCTCGCTCGTTATTACGATCATATTTATTCATTTAAAAATTACGAGGCTGAGACCAAGGAACTGCGTAGTCTTATTGAAAAATATAAGCGTTCCAAGGGAAGCGACATGCTCGACATTGCCTGTGGTACCGGGAAACATTTAGCCTATTTCAAGCGTTGGTATTCGTGTATTGGGGTTGATGTTAATGAGGGTATGCTACGGGTGGCCCGGAAAAAGATTAAAGGTGTCGTTTTTAAAAAAGGTGACATGACGACACTGAAACTCAATCGGACTTTTGACGTTATTACCTGTTTATTTAGTTCAATAGGATATGTTCGCACCTATGCAAACCTAGGAAAGACTATCATTGCTTTGTCTAAGCATTTGAAGCCAGGTGGTGTGCTTATTATTGAACCCTGGTTTACGCAAAAAACATATCGGCCAGGCTTACCGCATATGACGACATACAGTTCCCCGGATATAAAAATTGCGAGACTTAATGTAAGTGAACGTCGTGGCAGTGTGTCGGTCATGGATATGCATTATCTTGTCGCCGAGCGGGGGCATAAGGTGAAATATTTTGTTGACCGCCATGAACTCGGCATGTTTGAGCCAGATCGTTTGATAGGTCTAATGCGAAAGGCAAACCTCGAGACGCGCCTTGCAAAGTCAAAACTGATGAAGGACCGCGGGTTGTATGTTGGCGTTAAGGTTTAA
- a CDS encoding nucleotidyltransferase domain-containing protein — translation MDEEIKINEFNKILEQAKNDDRVIGLILAGGRGKGMFTENSDYDVAIITTDESILGVKEDYKGTQDIIDIGVLSISEFRIYAAVGTAEDWDRYTYAHIKARIDKTGEIQKIIDEKGILPQEQISKVAKKALCGYLNSLYRALKNHRDGNEFASRLDACESLPWLLTFLFAVEGRVRPYNKFLKWELENYPLKNLPISSEDFLAKIELIIKIGDIEIQKEFHKIAEEIAVKNDCVDVIDDWAGYYFARE, via the coding sequence ATGGATGAAGAAATAAAGATCAATGAATTCAATAAAATTTTAGAGCAGGCAAAAAATGACGATAGGGTTATCGGGCTAATTTTAGCTGGCGGACGCGGCAAGGGCATGTTCACAGAAAATTCTGATTACGACGTTGCTATAATTACAACCGATGAATCGATTTTAGGTGTTAAGGAAGATTACAAAGGCACACAAGATATTATTGATATAGGGGTATTATCGATATCTGAATTTAGAATATATGCAGCAGTAGGAACAGCGGAAGACTGGGATAGATATACTTACGCACATATAAAAGCTCGCATTGATAAAACAGGAGAAATCCAAAAGATAATTGATGAAAAAGGTATTTTGCCGCAAGAGCAAATATCAAAAGTAGCAAAAAAAGCTTTGTGTGGTTATCTAAATTCTTTGTATCGTGCTTTAAAAAATCACAGAGACGGAAACGAATTTGCCTCGCGTTTAGACGCTTGTGAATCTTTGCCTTGGTTACTAACCTTTCTCTTTGCAGTTGAGGGGCGAGTTCGTCCGTACAATAAGTTTCTGAAATGGGAACTTGAGAACTATCCATTAAAGAATCTACCAATCTCATCTGAAGATTTTTTAGCAAAAATCGAATTAATTATCAAAATAGGCGATATTGAAATCCAAAAAGAATTTCATAAAATTGCAGAAGAAATTGCAGTAAAAAATGATTGTGTTGATGTGATAGACGACTGGGCAGGATATTATTTTGCTAGAGAATAA
- a CDS encoding M15 family metallopeptidase, whose protein sequence is MTLLKFENIPIHECGDELVNLGEYDFALEPVYFNLGFSPEPRIFLRKSVVDKLIGIQNSLNGYRFKIWDGFRPRSVQQKIYEKFWNELSEAHSEWDEERLKMEVGVFVTTPNDQNRIPPHATGSTVDLTLVDSDGNELDMGTAFDYFDQKQRLSTLTRIRET, encoded by the coding sequence ATGACACTCCTTAAATTCGAAAACATTCCTATACATGAATGCGGAGACGAACTCGTTAATCTAGGCGAATACGACTTCGCTCTTGAACCGGTCTATTTCAATTTAGGTTTCTCTCCGGAGCCACGTATTTTTCTTCGTAAATCAGTCGTCGACAAACTTATTGGCATACAGAATAGTCTGAACGGATATCGCTTTAAGATCTGGGATGGTTTTCGCCCGCGTTCTGTACAGCAGAAGATTTATGAAAAGTTTTGGAATGAGCTGAGTGAAGCACATTCCGAATGGGACGAAGAAAGATTGAAGATGGAAGTTGGTGTGTTTGTCACCACGCCTAACGACCAAAACCGCATTCCTCCTCATGCCACAGGTTCAACAGTTGACCTAACGCTCGTTGACTCGGATGGTAACGAACTCGATATGGGTACGGCATTTGATTATTTTGACCAGAAGCAGCGGCTTTCTACTTTGACGAGAATCCGGGAAACTTGA
- a CDS encoding NUDIX domain-containing protein, whose translation MQPSKHPKVGLGIIIVNSEGRILIGKRIGSHAQKYSIPGGHLEMGETFEEGAIREVKEETNLNIVEPKVIAITNNLETFKEEGEHYISVILLARKYTGELINMEPDKCEELIWVDPKNLPQPHFDASALGVSCYLKGSFYSGADF comes from the coding sequence ATGCAACCATCAAAACACCCAAAAGTAGGTTTAGGTATTATTATCGTTAATAGTGAAGGGCGTATTTTAATTGGCAAGCGGATAGGGAGTCATGCCCAAAAATATTCTATTCCTGGGGGCCACTTAGAAATGGGTGAGACATTTGAGGAGGGAGCTATTCGAGAGGTCAAAGAGGAAACTAATTTGAATATAGTTGAACCGAAAGTAATTGCCATTACTAATAATTTAGAAACTTTCAAAGAAGAAGGGGAGCACTACATTTCTGTCATTCTTCTGGCACGAAAATATACGGGCGAATTAATAAACATGGAGCCGGATAAATGTGAAGAACTTATTTGGGTAGACCCCAAAAATCTCCCTCAGCCTCATTTTGACGCAAGCGCATTAGGAGTATCGTGCTATTTGAAAGGCAGTTTTTATAGTGGGGCTGATTTTTGA
- the radC gene encoding DNA repair protein RadC — MAKIKDIPKVDRPREKFLQKGSEALSKSDLLAILLGSGIKGKNVRQLSENIIKKFGNKFLDIKVDDLLQVSGIGQAKALQIVSAISLVKRFYDEQKRSEIIIKNQQDVLALTYDLTDKKKEYLVCLYLNTRNVLIKKEVVSVGLLDKSLVHPREIFHPAVEFNAASIILIHNHPSGISDPSEKDIEIVKKISQAGDIMGIAVIDFVITANNGSYSFYDKLQQGKKHLDYVADGIQGTLFDLLEIEKPTYEINAEKIQENYFYIPQIKKNHLQLQNRRYIGSKHKLIEWIFSIINKECEKRSSFADVFAGTGVVSAVAARHFDEIILNDFLHSNYAIYQAFFGNGKWDKQKLDDIIKNYNNINGEDLEKNYFSENFGGKYFSHNSSKIIGFIRENIEENKSNLTDKEYYILIASLLYSIDKVANTVGHYDAYFKKDHFEDGFFMRPIDPIEVKRVAIFREDTNLLAKKIKADVVYIDPPYNSRQYSRFYHVLETLTKWDKPRLYGTALKPEEENMSDYCKVRARDRLAELVRDLDAKYLVVSYNNTYDSKSNSSKNKITLQEIKDILVSKGKTKVFEKDYRHFNAGNTDFKNHKEYLFVTTTDYAK; from the coding sequence ATGGCCAAAATAAAAGACATTCCAAAAGTAGATCGCCCAAGGGAAAAGTTCCTACAAAAGGGCTCGGAAGCACTTTCAAAAAGTGATCTTTTGGCAATCTTGCTTGGCAGTGGAATAAAAGGGAAAAATGTAAGACAGCTTTCCGAGAATATCATTAAAAAATTTGGTAATAAATTTTTAGATATCAAAGTGGATGATTTGCTTCAGGTCTCAGGAATAGGCCAAGCAAAAGCACTACAAATTGTTTCTGCTATTTCTTTGGTAAAAAGATTTTACGATGAGCAAAAAAGAAGCGAAATTATAATAAAGAATCAGCAGGATGTCTTAGCCCTGACGTACGATCTGACAGATAAGAAGAAAGAGTACTTAGTCTGTCTCTATTTAAACACGAGAAATGTCTTGATAAAAAAAGAGGTTGTTAGTGTTGGATTACTCGATAAAAGCTTAGTTCACCCCAGAGAAATATTTCATCCAGCCGTTGAATTTAATGCCGCTAGTATTATTTTAATTCACAATCATCCCTCCGGAATATCAGACCCGAGTGAGAAAGATATTGAGATTGTTAAAAAAATATCCCAGGCTGGTGACATAATGGGAATTGCTGTAATTGATTTTGTTATTACTGCTAACAATGGGAGTTATAGTTTTTATGACAAACTACAACAAGGTAAGAAACATTTGGATTACGTTGCTGACGGCATACAAGGAACCTTATTTGATCTTTTAGAGATTGAAAAGCCGACTTATGAAATAAATGCCGAAAAGATACAAGAAAATTATTTTTATATTCCTCAAATTAAGAAGAATCACCTCCAGTTACAAAATCGGAGATATATTGGAAGTAAGCATAAACTAATTGAATGGATTTTTTCTATAATCAATAAAGAATGCGAGAAACGAAGTTCCTTTGCTGATGTCTTTGCAGGCACCGGAGTTGTTTCGGCTGTCGCGGCTAGGCATTTTGATGAAATCATATTGAACGATTTTCTACATTCAAATTATGCAATCTATCAGGCTTTTTTTGGTAATGGTAAGTGGGACAAACAAAAGCTTGACGATATAATCAAAAATTACAATAACATCAACGGTGAAGACCTAGAAAAGAATTATTTCTCTGAAAACTTTGGCGGAAAGTATTTCAGTCATAATTCCTCAAAGATAATTGGATTCATAAGAGAAAATATTGAGGAAAATAAAAGCAATTTAACTGATAAGGAATATTATATTCTCATTGCTTCTTTGTTGTATTCAATTGATAAGGTTGCAAATACGGTTGGTCACTACGATGCCTATTTCAAAAAGGATCATTTTGAAGACGGGTTTTTTATGAGACCAATTGATCCAATCGAAGTAAAGAGAGTGGCTATCTTTAGAGAAGACACAAATCTTTTAGCAAAAAAAATTAAAGCCGATGTTGTCTATATTGATCCTCCATATAATTCAAGACAATACAGTCGTTTTTATCATGTGCTTGAGACTCTAACGAAGTGGGATAAACCAAGACTTTATGGAACGGCATTAAAACCCGAAGAAGAAAATATGAGTGATTACTGTAAGGTACGAGCAAGAGATAGACTTGCCGAGTTGGTCCGGGACTTAGATGCCAAATATCTAGTAGTGTCATACAACAATACTTACGATTCAAAAAGCAACTCTTCAAAAAATAAGATCACCCTGCAGGAAATAAAAGATATTTTAGTCTCTAAGGGTAAAACAAAGGTTTTTGAAAAAGACTACAGGCATTTTAATGCCGGAAATACCGATTTCAAAAATCATAAAGAATACTTGTTTGTAACTACCACAGACTATGCAAAGTAA
- a CDS encoding Dam family site-specific DNA-(adenine-N6)-methyltransferase, with protein sequence MQSKIKRSPLFYVGDKYKLMKQLAGLFPKEVSNFYEPFVGGGTVFLNVRADKYYLNDNDKNLINIHRFLVGSSNNPDVFFKNVEKVIKKYRLSRSYKEDIIPVSLKREWKKTYFARFNKEGYEKLRVCVNKNLKNDPLVLYILLIYGFNRMLRFNGGGKFNLPVGNVDFNKNVVNALNEYFDFTRNNKIALSSKDFRSYFVGRKYWENDFVYLDPPYLITASEYNKRWDQKAEADLLKIIDDLDKKGVKFALSNVTHYNGSKNELLIDWMKKYKTHKIVSNYISYHNNGKKQIKEVLVTNY encoded by the coding sequence ATGCAAAGTAAAATCAAAAGATCCCCTTTGTTTTACGTCGGGGACAAGTACAAGCTAATGAAACAGTTGGCTGGTTTATTTCCAAAGGAAGTAAGCAACTTTTATGAGCCGTTTGTTGGTGGTGGAACAGTTTTTTTAAATGTTCGTGCCGATAAATATTATTTGAATGATAATGACAAAAATCTCATTAACATACACCGGTTTTTGGTGGGAAGTTCAAATAACCCAGATGTATTTTTTAAGAATGTAGAAAAGGTAATAAAAAAGTATCGTCTATCACGATCATACAAGGAAGACATAATTCCTGTTTCATTAAAAAGAGAGTGGAAGAAAACCTATTTTGCTAGATTCAATAAAGAGGGCTACGAGAAGTTAAGGGTTTGTGTAAATAAGAATTTAAAAAATGATCCCCTGGTTCTGTATATATTGCTAATCTACGGATTCAACAGGATGTTGAGATTCAATGGAGGGGGTAAGTTCAATCTACCGGTTGGCAATGTCGATTTTAATAAAAATGTTGTTAACGCCCTAAATGAATACTTTGACTTTACTCGGAACAACAAAATAGCTTTAAGCTCGAAAGATTTTAGAAGCTATTTTGTTGGCCGAAAATATTGGGAAAACGACTTTGTTTATCTCGACCCGCCATACCTGATAACTGCTAGTGAATACAACAAACGGTGGGATCAAAAAGCGGAAGCTGACTTACTAAAAATAATTGATGATCTCGACAAAAAAGGTGTTAAGTTTGCCCTGTCGAATGTAACTCATTATAACGGTAGTAAAAATGAGTTACTGATTGACTGGATGAAAAAATATAAGACTCACAAGATAGTGAGCAATTACATCAGTTATCACAATAACGGCAAGAAACAGATTAAGGAAGTGTTGGTTACCAATTATTAA
- a CDS encoding AlwI family type II restriction endonuclease, which yields MKTKTRESEYKPLLFTTTLRNPERLKWFLGVLKDYDGKVLDDQLAEEISGEVIRVGLYKPTKISAAIKKKIEAKEPLSDSEVIKILEDNPQNHKEAGFSKGWASRFDTWFKIAKELGFVYYKNGEKIRFSDIGLKLVDNEHPEFEQQAFLNAFVKYQSNSPFRRVLNENAPLILLLNVINEVNADKDLNGTGISKLELPLIIFWKDDDAQGLYKLIKKIRKEHGYTPSWEVIVGICANQIMKGDFKKFNPKSIMVDYPDEFIRKMRLTGLISLRGAGRFVDINRNEQSKVDYALAKYSQYEKYATEEEYFEYMSTVDKNLISFVAKPVSVGERDAFLAKWVGIYPWNKIKAEMLNLANKKLTKDDVLKYLSNPVRLEFLVSLAIKSKFPSVKVIPNYPYDDEGIPTSTAGGVGNKGDIECFEDVKGILVEVTMSEGRMQTMMEVWPISRHLEEFKKSAPDSMCYFVAPSIFKDSEMQINYVKEKKNLSILPKTIDEFLTHIESRETLYAAT from the coding sequence ATGAAAACAAAAACAAGAGAATCAGAATATAAACCATTATTGTTTACTACCACACTCAGAAATCCGGAAAGGCTCAAGTGGTTTTTAGGAGTCCTTAAGGACTATGACGGTAAAGTTCTCGATGATCAGTTGGCGGAAGAAATCTCCGGAGAAGTCATTAGAGTTGGCTTGTATAAACCGACAAAGATAAGTGCTGCTATAAAGAAAAAAATTGAAGCAAAAGAGCCATTGTCCGATTCCGAAGTCATAAAGATTCTTGAGGACAATCCGCAGAATCACAAAGAGGCCGGTTTTAGTAAGGGCTGGGCTTCTCGATTTGATACCTGGTTTAAGATCGCCAAGGAGCTTGGCTTTGTCTATTACAAAAATGGTGAAAAAATCAGATTTTCTGATATCGGATTAAAATTAGTTGATAATGAACATCCCGAATTTGAACAGCAGGCTTTTCTGAACGCCTTTGTAAAATACCAAAGTAATAGTCCATTTAGACGAGTCCTCAACGAAAATGCGCCACTCATTTTATTGCTCAATGTTATCAATGAAGTAAACGCGGATAAGGATTTAAACGGGACCGGAATTTCTAAATTAGAATTACCGCTGATTATCTTTTGGAAAGATGATGACGCGCAGGGACTATACAAGCTTATAAAGAAAATCAGAAAAGAACACGGCTATACCCCGAGTTGGGAAGTTATTGTTGGCATTTGTGCTAACCAGATTATGAAGGGTGATTTCAAAAAGTTTAATCCGAAGTCAATAATGGTTGACTATCCGGATGAATTCATCAGGAAAATGAGGTTGACCGGGCTGATCTCATTAAGAGGAGCTGGTCGTTTCGTTGATATAAACAGAAACGAACAATCCAAGGTTGATTATGCTCTAGCTAAATATTCTCAATATGAGAAGTATGCAACGGAAGAAGAGTATTTTGAGTACATGTCGACCGTGGACAAAAACCTAATCTCGTTTGTTGCTAAACCGGTAAGTGTTGGTGAAAGAGATGCGTTTTTGGCAAAGTGGGTTGGTATTTACCCTTGGAACAAAATTAAGGCCGAAATGTTAAATCTTGCAAATAAAAAGCTCACGAAAGATGATGTTTTAAAATACCTATCAAATCCCGTCAGACTTGAGTTTTTAGTGTCTTTGGCCATCAAATCAAAATTTCCAAGTGTTAAGGTGATCCCCAATTATCCTTATGATGACGAAGGAATTCCGACCTCAACAGCTGGAGGTGTTGGAAACAAAGGTGATATCGAATGCTTCGAAGATGTTAAGGGTATATTGGTTGAAGTAACTATGTCTGAAGGACGTATGCAAACCATGATGGAAGTATGGCCGATCTCAAGACACCTGGAAGAATTCAAAAAAAGCGCACCAGATTCAATGTGTTATTTTGTGGCACCTAGCATATTCAAAGATTCGGAAATGCAGATTAATTATGTCAAAGAAAAAAAGAATCTTTCAATCTTGCCGAAAACAATTGATGAATTTTTGACTCACATAGAGAGTAGGGAGACTCTATACGCGGCTACGTAA
- a CDS encoding SRPBCC domain-containing protein, which translates to MKETLHFEINIQAPVEKVWDTMLTLETYKEWTSVFEPTSYYEGSWEKGSKILFLGAGGSGMVSEIAENIPHKFISIKHLGQMKDGIEDTTSDEVKKWTPAFENYTFTDNGTETLLAVDMEMESTPESVELKEQFEGMWPNALLKLKEICER; encoded by the coding sequence ATGAAAGAAACACTGCATTTCGAAATTAACATTCAGGCTCCTGTAGAGAAAGTATGGGACACCATGTTGACGTTAGAAACTTACAAAGAGTGGACGAGTGTTTTTGAACCAACGTCTTACTATGAAGGGTCTTGGGAAAAGGGAAGTAAAATTCTGTTTCTCGGAGCAGGAGGCAGCGGCATGGTTTCGGAAATTGCTGAAAATATTCCGCATAAGTTTATTTCCATCAAACACCTGGGTCAGATGAAAGACGGCATTGAAGACACCACCAGCGACGAGGTAAAAAAATGGACTCCGGCATTTGAAAACTATACGTTTACTGATAACGGCACAGAAACACTGCTTGCGGTTGATATGGAAATGGAATCAACGCCAGAGTCGGTGGAATTAAAGGAACAATTTGAAGGCATGTGGCCAAATGCATTGCTGAAATTGAAAGAGATTTGTGAACGGTAA
- a CDS encoding NUDIX domain-containing protein has translation MDIVTSDRYKLIASVYLLFVKNDKILLLLRANTGYEDGKYGLVAGHLESGESLTNGAIREAKEESGVVIEPSDLVLRATMHRRQFDERLDFFFEVKKWSGELRNAEPDKCDDLSWFPLDDLPANTIPYIRQAIDCYRKDIGYSEFGW, from the coding sequence ATGGATATCGTTACCTCAGATCGCTACAAACTGATCGCTTCCGTCTACCTGTTGTTCGTAAAGAATGACAAGATTTTGTTGCTCCTTCGAGCTAATACTGGGTATGAAGATGGCAAATATGGCCTTGTGGCTGGTCACCTTGAATCGGGTGAATCATTAACGAACGGCGCCATACGTGAAGCAAAAGAGGAATCCGGCGTTGTTATCGAGCCGAGTGATCTTGTGCTAAGAGCCACAATGCATCGCCGACAATTTGACGAGCGATTAGATTTCTTTTTTGAAGTAAAAAAATGGAGTGGGGAACTTAGGAATGCAGAGCCGGATAAGTGCGATGATTTGAGCTGGTTTCCGTTAGACGATCTACCGGCAAATACTATTCCGTATATTCGTCAGGCCATAGACTGCTACCGCAAGGATATTGGTTATTCTGAGTTTGGTTGGTAG